The sequence CCTGCGCCTGCTGCGGGTCGGGCTTGGGCTCGGGCTTGGCCTCCGGCGGCTTGGCGACGAGCGCTTCCGTCTCCTTGGGCGGCTCCGGCGGCTTGGCCTGGGCCGGCTGGGGAGCGGGCGGCTTGGGCTCGGCCGGCTTCTGCTCGGGCGGCGGCGGAGGCGGCGCGGCAGCCTCCTTGGCGGCCTCGATCTCGGGCTTCTTGTCGTCGACCTTGGCGTCGAGATTTTCGGGCGGCTTGGGCGTTTCGCCCTTCTTCTCGACGACGGGCTTGGGGGTCTCGGCCTTCGGCGCGTCCTTCTTGCCCGCCATCATCTGCGACATCTCGGCGTCGGAAATGATGTCGACCGGCATGGCTTCTGTCGGCGTCGCCTCGAACGCGCTCGGCGCGGTGAAGGACACGACCATGAAGCCGATGATGCCGGCGTGAAGGGCGAACGAGGAGACGAGGCCCGCGCGCATGACGCTCAGCCCCCCTGCTCGACTTCGGAGACCAGCGCGACATGCGTGAAGCCGGCGCCCGACAGGCGGCCCATCACCCGCATGACGGCGCCGTATTCGAGGCCCTTGTCGGCGCGCACGAAGATGCGCTCCTCATAGCCCGCCTTGCCGATGGCCTGCAGCTTGGGAACCAGCTCGTCGAGCGGAATTTCGGTCTGCTGCAGGAACACCTTGCCGTCCTTGGTGATGTTGATCACCAGCGGCTCGCTGTCCTGCGGAATGGCCTTGGCCTGCGTCTGCGGCAGGTCGAGCGGCACGCCGACGGTGAGCATCGGCGCGGCCACCATGAAGATGATGAGCAGCACCAGCATCACGTCGACCATCGGCGTGACGTTGATTTCGGACATGACGGCGCCACCGCCTCGCCTGCGCGAGCGGCGGGAGTGCCAGCCGCCTCCGGCGCCTCCTGCGGACATCCCCATTCGATCAGCCCCGTTCGTCGATCTGGCGCGACAGGATGGCAGAGAACTCGTCGGCGAAGCCTTCGAGCCGCGCCGCCTGCCGGTTCACCTGCGACGTGAACTTGTTATAGAAAATCGTCGCGGGAATGGCGGCGATAAGGCCGATTGCCGTCGCGAAAAGGGCTTCCGCGATGCCCGGCGCGACAACCGCAAGGCTGGTGTTCTTGGAGGCGGCGATCGACTGGAACGAGGTCATGATGCCCCACACCGTGCCGAACAGGCCGATGAAGGGGCCGGCCGAACCGACCGTCGCCAGCACCAGCAGCCGGCTTTCCAGACGCTCCACCTCGCGGGCGATGGTGACGTTCATCACCTTGTCGAGGCGCTGCGTCAGCCCGACGAAGGAGCGCGCGCCGCCCTCATAGGAGCGCTTCCACTCGCGCATCGCGGCGACGAAGATCGCCGCCATGGCGTGGTTGGGGCGCGTGGACAGCGAGCGGTACAGCTCCTCCAGGCTCTGGCCCGACCAGAAGGTCGTCTCGAAGCGGTCCATCTGCCGCTTCATGCGCTGGAACAGGATGGTCTTGTCGATGATGATCGCCCAGACCCACACCGAGGCGAGGACGAGGCCCGCCATCACGAACTTCACGATCAGGTGCGCCTGCAGGAACAGCCCGATCAGCGACAGGTCGGCGCTGGCCATGCCGACGCCGGTGGCGGCCGTCTGGGCCCCCGGAACGGCGGGGGCGGCGGTGGCGTCGACCTGGGCGGTCGGCGCCGCGGTCGTGGGCGCCGGTGTCTGGGCGTAGGCGAACGACGCCGATGCCGCGAGCAACAGCACCACCGCGAAGAGAAGCTTTTTCAGCGTCATTAGGCCAATCCTGCCAGGTCACAAAGGGTCGCAATGCCGGCATGCATCGGCTGCCGTTGGGCAGCGAATGCCCTGCATGGCTGCTGAGGGGACGCCTTCGTCTTCAACCCACCGAGTCTGTCCAAACTTGGGCGAGCGACGTCGGACCGCCTTCGCAGCCGTCAAATACAACACCCTATTAGGGTTAATGCCCGGTTAGCGTTGCCGCATCGCAACAGGATGACGGCACCGGGATGACGACAACGCGATGACTTGCCGCGCGGCAGGGATTCTACGCCGCCGGCGCCTGTTCGAGCGCCGCCTTCATGGCCGCGCGCAGCGCGTCGGGGATGCGGCGGGCGCGGCCCTGCGAGACGAAGGCGACCTTCACCCGGCCCTCGACCAGCAATTCGCCGCCGCGCATCACCTTCTGCTGGAGGGTGATCGAGGCGCCGGCCACCTCGACCGGGCTGGTATGGATTTCCAGCACGTCGTCGATGCGCGCCGGGCGCACGAACTGAAGTTCCATCGAGCGCACCACGAAGGCGAAGCCGGGCGCCTCCGCCAGCGCCTCGCCGAACAGGTCGCCCTGCACCACGCCGATCAGGCGCAGATGGTCCGAACGCGCCCGCTCCATGAACTTCAGATAGTTGGCGTGGTAGACGATGCCCGAGAAATCGGTGTCCTCGTAATAGACCCGCACCGGCAGCACGTGCCCGCCCGTCACCAGACGGCCGGCAAGGTGCAGGAAGGGGTCGGCCTTCAGGACGTCGGGCGAAAAGGGTTCGGGGCGCTCGTTCATGCGCCCCTCATAACCGAGGCCGCGCCGCAATAAAAGAACCGCGCCCCCGGGAAGGGGGCGCGGCGAAAGGCTTGGCGGGGCCCTGCGACGGGCCGTTCAGCCCTGCTGGCCGTTATACGGCTCGGAGGCGGTCTCCGGCGCGGGAGCCGGCCGGTTGCGGCGATCCGCCATGAACTGATCGAACTCGGCCTTGTCCTTGGCCTGACGCAGGCGGTCGAGGAAGGAGCGGAAGTCCTTCTGCTCGTCCTCAAGACGGCGCAGCGTATCCTCGCGATACTCGTCGAAGGCGCGGTTGCCGCTCGACTGGAAACCGCGGCCGAAACGGCTGCCGAAGCTGCGGACGGCGTCGGCGCCCTCCTCCTGCCAGCGGCCGAAGCCGCGCCTGCCACTACAGAACATGCGTCCACTCCCTATCGTGAAAGCCAGGATCGCCAGGCCCAGCGGCCACCAGGCCATGAAGCCGAGTACCGTCAGCGCGATCCAGGCGGGTTTGCCGTAACCGTCGAGCTTCTGTGCGAGCTCCATGGGTCTCCGCTCCTGGGAACCACCCGTGCGGCCGAAACCGCAAGGGTGAATGTTAATCACATTTACATAGTTAGGAACGCAGCGGCATCTTGTCAAGGATCGCTACATCCGGAATGCGATTCCCGGCGCCCGCGATCGGCCGCGCTTCAGGCGTCCGGCGCGCCCAGCCCCTTGAGATAGACGAGGAATGCGGCCTCAAGCAGATCGTCGGGCTCCATCGGCAATTTGCGCCGCGAGGCGTCCTGCCGGCCGAACAGCGAGGCGACGCCATGCGCCAGCGCCCAGGTGTGCAGCGCCACCATCAGCGCCGGCGGCCGGGTCGGCGCCGGCATGCTGGCCACCAGCGCGTCCGCCGCCTCCCGCAGCACGCCGAAGGCGCGCGCGCTCGCCTGCGCCAGCGCCGGAAAGGCGTCGGTCGACAGGCCGGATTCGAACATGGCGACATAGTCGGCGGGGTGCTCGCGGGCGAAGGCCAGATAGGCCCGCCCGAGCCGCTCATAGGCCTCCACCGGCGTCGGGCGCCCGCCGTTCCAGCCCGCTTCAAGCGCCTTGGTGAACTGCTCGAACCCTTCCGCCGCCACCGCCGCCAGCAATTCGTCGCGGTCGCGGAAGTGCCGGTAGGGCGCGGCGGGGGAGACGCCGGCGCGGCGCGCCGCTTCGGCGAAGGTGGCGCCGGCGGTGCCCTTCTCGGCGATCAGCTCGAGCGCCGCCTTCATCAGGGCTTCCCGGAGGTTGCCGTGATGGTAGCCGCGCGATTCTCCACCGTTCCGGGACCAGCTCATGTGAAGGGGACTTACATCACGGGGTGAGCCGCGTCGAGCACGCGACCTTCAATATAAGCCGTCATCCCGGCCCCTCGGGTTTTGCCTCCGGCAAGCCCAAGGGCAGGCTCCGGCGTAGCGGAGAGCCGGGATCGCGCGCCGAGGTGTTTTCGCGATCCCGGATACGGCCTGACGGCCGTTCCGGGATGACGGCGAACTTTACTCCCCACCCTCGTCGAACAGCGGCATCTGGTTGACGCTCGCCGGCGCGGCGAGGCCGAGATGCTTGAAGGCGTGGGCGGTGAGCACGCGCCCGCGCGGGGTGCGCTGGAGAAAGCCCTGCTGCACCAGATAGGGCTCGATGATTTCCTCGATGGCGTCGCGCGGCTCGGAGAGCGCGGCGGCGATGGTCTCCACCCCCACCGGCCCGCCGCCATAATTCATCGCGATGACCGAGAGATAGCGCCGGTCCATCTGGTCGAGGCCGAGCCCGTCCACTTCCAGCGCCCGCAGCGCGTGGTCGGCGGCGGCACGGTCGATGATCTCCTTGCCCGCCACCAGCGTGAAGTCGCGCACCCGGCGCAGCAGCCGGCCGGCGATGCGCGGCGTGCCGCGCGCGCGCCGGGCGATCTCGCGCGCACCGTCCTTCGCAATGGGAATGCCGAGCACCCGGGCGCCGCGCGTCACCACCAGCTCCAGCTCGTCGACCGTGTAG comes from Ancylobacter sp. TS-1 and encodes:
- the tolR gene encoding protein TolR codes for the protein MGMSAGGAGGGWHSRRSRRRGGGAVMSEINVTPMVDVMLVLLIIFMVAAPMLTVGVPLDLPQTQAKAIPQDSEPLVINITKDGKVFLQQTEIPLDELVPKLQAIGKAGYEERIFVRADKGLEYGAVMRVMGRLSGAGFTHVALVSEVEQGG
- the tolQ gene encoding protein TolQ, encoding MASADLSLIGLFLQAHLIVKFVMAGLVLASVWVWAIIIDKTILFQRMKRQMDRFETTFWSGQSLEELYRSLSTRPNHAMAAIFVAAMREWKRSYEGGARSFVGLTQRLDKVMNVTIAREVERLESRLLVLATVGSAGPFIGLFGTVWGIMTSFQSIAASKNTSLAVVAPGIAEALFATAIGLIAAIPATIFYNKFTSQVNRQAARLEGFADEFSAILSRQIDERG
- the ybgC gene encoding tol-pal system-associated acyl-CoA thioesterase, producing MNERPEPFSPDVLKADPFLHLAGRLVTGGHVLPVRVYYEDTDFSGIVYHANYLKFMERARSDHLRLIGVVQGDLFGEALAEAPGFAFVVRSMELQFVRPARIDDVLEIHTSPVEVAGASITLQQKVMRGGELLVEGRVKVAFVSQGRARRIPDALRAAMKAALEQAPAA
- a CDS encoding DUF2852 domain-containing protein: MELAQKLDGYGKPAWIALTVLGFMAWWPLGLAILAFTIGSGRMFCSGRRGFGRWQEEGADAVRSFGSRFGRGFQSSGNRAFDEYREDTLRRLEDEQKDFRSFLDRLRQAKDKAEFDQFMADRRNRPAPAPETASEPYNGQQG
- a CDS encoding TetR/AcrR family transcriptional regulator — encoded protein: MSWSRNGGESRGYHHGNLREALMKAALELIAEKGTAGATFAEAARRAGVSPAAPYRHFRDRDELLAAVAAEGFEQFTKALEAGWNGGRPTPVEAYERLGRAYLAFAREHPADYVAMFESGLSTDAFPALAQASARAFGVLREAADALVASMPAPTRPPALMVALHTWALAHGVASLFGRQDASRRKLPMEPDDLLEAAFLVYLKGLGAPDA